The proteins below come from a single Streptomyces sp. MRC013 genomic window:
- a CDS encoding trehalose-6-phosphate synthase has protein sequence MVSDILVASNRGPVSYALRGADGGLEARRGGGGLVSGLSAIGPEAGAVWVCAALGEGDREAVRRGVGEKGVRMLDVDALAGDGTHAAAYNDVANSVLWFVHHMLYQTPLEPVFDAAFRRRWEGYRAYNRAFARALAEEAAPGAAVLVQDYHLALAPGMLRELRPDLRIGHFSHTPWAPPDYFGLLPDDIARELLHGMLGADRLGFLTHRWAEAFAACCARAVGGTGRTGIGVHGLGADAGFLRARSREADVEERMAALREQIGGTGRKTVVRVDRTELSKNIVRGLLAYRELLTSRPEWRERVVHIAFAYPSRQDLEVYRRYTAEVSRVAEEINAEFGTETWTPVLLHVKDDFARSLAAYRLADVALVNPVRDGMNLVAKEVPVVSDEGCALVLSREAGAHEELGADAVTVNPYDVTGTARALHEALSMDPADRAARTARLAAAATALPPQRWFLDQLEALRGK, from the coding sequence ATGGTCTCGGACATCCTGGTGGCATCGAATCGCGGTCCGGTCAGTTACGCGCTGCGCGGGGCGGACGGCGGGCTGGAGGCGCGGCGCGGCGGCGGGGGGCTGGTGTCGGGGCTCTCCGCGATCGGGCCCGAGGCGGGCGCGGTGTGGGTGTGCGCGGCGCTGGGCGAGGGCGACCGGGAGGCGGTGCGGCGCGGCGTCGGCGAAAAGGGTGTCCGGATGCTGGACGTCGACGCGCTGGCGGGTGACGGGACGCACGCCGCCGCGTACAACGACGTCGCCAACTCGGTGCTGTGGTTCGTCCACCACATGCTGTACCAGACGCCGCTGGAGCCCGTCTTCGACGCGGCCTTCCGGCGCCGGTGGGAGGGGTACCGGGCGTACAACCGGGCCTTCGCGCGGGCACTGGCCGAGGAGGCGGCGCCGGGCGCGGCGGTCCTGGTCCAGGATTACCACCTGGCGCTGGCGCCGGGCATGCTGCGCGAGCTGCGGCCGGACCTGCGCATCGGGCACTTCTCGCACACCCCCTGGGCGCCGCCGGACTACTTCGGGCTGCTCCCCGACGACATCGCCCGCGAGCTGCTGCACGGCATGCTGGGCGCGGACCGGCTCGGTTTCCTGACGCACCGCTGGGCGGAGGCGTTCGCGGCGTGCTGCGCCCGCGCGGTGGGCGGCACGGGCCGGACGGGGATCGGGGTGCACGGGCTGGGCGCGGACGCCGGTTTCCTGCGGGCGCGGTCGCGGGAGGCGGACGTCGAGGAGCGGATGGCGGCGCTGCGCGAGCAGATCGGCGGGACCGGCCGGAAGACGGTCGTCCGCGTGGACCGCACCGAGCTGTCGAAGAACATCGTGCGCGGGCTGCTGGCCTACCGGGAGCTGCTGACCTCGCGCCCGGAGTGGCGCGAACGGGTCGTCCACATCGCCTTCGCCTACCCGTCCCGGCAGGACCTGGAGGTCTACCGGCGGTACACGGCGGAGGTCTCGCGGGTCGCGGAGGAGATCAACGCCGAGTTCGGCACGGAGACGTGGACGCCGGTCCTGCTCCACGTGAAGGACGACTTCGCCCGCTCCCTGGCGGCGTACCGGCTGGCGGACGTGGCGCTGGTGAACCCCGTCCGGGACGGCATGAACCTGGTCGCCAAGGAGGTCCCGGTCGTCTCCGACGAGGGCTGCGCCCTGGTCCTGTCCCGCGAGGCGGGCGCCCACGAGGAGCTGGGCGCCGACGCGGTGACGGTCAACCCGTACGACGTGACCGGCACGGCCCGGGCGCTGCACGAGGCCCTGTCGATGGACCCGGCCGACCGCGCGGCCCGCACCGCCCGCCTGGCCGCCGCGGCGACGGCCCTCCCGCCCCAGCGCTGGTTCCTGGACCAGCTGGAGGCGCTGCGGGGCAAGTGA
- the arfB gene encoding alternative ribosome rescue aminoacyl-tRNA hydrolase ArfB: protein MEGMPGPHVIRGSVSLPESELVWRFSRSSGPGGQHVNTSDSQVELRFDLARTEALPPVWKERALERLAGRLTGGVLVVRASEHRSQWRNREAAAARLAGLLAEATAPPPRTRRPTKVPRGVNERRLREKKQRSETKRGRSARDWS from the coding sequence ATGGAGGGCATGCCCGGTCCCCACGTCATCAGAGGTTCGGTCTCCCTGCCGGAGTCCGAGCTGGTCTGGCGTTTCTCCAGGTCCTCCGGGCCGGGCGGCCAGCACGTCAACACCAGCGACTCCCAGGTGGAGCTGCGCTTCGACCTCGCCCGCACGGAGGCGCTGCCGCCGGTCTGGAAGGAGCGTGCCCTGGAGCGGCTCGCCGGGCGGCTGACCGGCGGGGTCCTCGTCGTACGGGCCTCCGAGCACCGGTCGCAGTGGCGCAACCGGGAGGCGGCGGCCGCACGGCTGGCTGGGCTGCTCGCGGAGGCCACGGCGCCCCCGCCGCGGACCCGGCGTCCCACGAAGGTCCCGCGCGGCGTCAACGAGCGGCGGCTGCGGGAGAAGAAGCAGCGGTCCGAGACCAAGCGCGGACGCTCGGCGCGCGACTGGTCGTAG
- a CDS encoding extracellular solute-binding protein → MLVALVITATSSGCGQDAADGVTLKLVAADYGSTGANTSEKYWDDLVRAYEKETPGVKVEVTVLSWKDVDREVAEMVERGEAPDMAQIGAYADYAQDGKLYPVDNLVSIPTQANFLPMLRQAGEVERVQYGLPFGASTRMLFFNRELFAEAGAKPPTDWTELHGAAQKLKAKGVKFPFALPLGSEESQAETMMWLLGGGGGYRDTSGAAYQIDSPANIDTMTWLKEELVGEGLTGPVAPGELDRQQAFDAFVRGEVGMLNGHPTLMEAAEKAGVKVGKVPLPGVNGKAKATLGVADWMMAFKQNGHRKEIGDFLDFVYTDKNVLEFSDRYDLLPVTVTASHTMGTDPEHAALRPFLEELEGSELYPVGDTSWAKVSESVKKNIGRAVRPDGNPRAVLEQIADAAKAAEASAAVR, encoded by the coding sequence GTGCTGGTCGCACTGGTCATCACAGCGACGTCGTCGGGGTGCGGGCAGGACGCCGCCGACGGGGTCACCCTCAAGCTCGTCGCCGCCGACTACGGCAGCACCGGGGCCAACACGTCGGAGAAGTACTGGGACGACCTCGTCCGCGCGTACGAGAAGGAGACGCCCGGGGTGAAGGTCGAGGTCACCGTCCTGTCCTGGAAGGACGTCGACCGCGAGGTCGCCGAGATGGTCGAACGGGGCGAGGCTCCCGACATGGCCCAGATAGGCGCGTACGCCGACTACGCGCAGGACGGGAAGCTGTACCCGGTCGACAACCTCGTCTCCATACCCACGCAGGCCAACTTCCTGCCCATGCTGCGGCAGGCCGGCGAGGTGGAGCGCGTCCAGTACGGCCTGCCGTTCGGTGCGAGCACCCGGATGCTGTTCTTCAACCGGGAGCTGTTCGCGGAGGCCGGGGCGAAGCCGCCGACCGACTGGACCGAGCTGCACGGGGCCGCGCAGAAGCTGAAGGCGAAGGGCGTGAAGTTCCCCTTCGCGCTGCCGCTCGGCTCCGAGGAGTCCCAGGCCGAGACCATGATGTGGCTGCTCGGCGGGGGCGGCGGCTACCGCGACACGTCCGGGGCGGCGTACCAGATCGACTCGCCCGCGAACATCGACACCATGACGTGGCTGAAGGAGGAGCTGGTCGGCGAGGGCCTCACCGGGCCCGTCGCCCCCGGCGAGCTCGACCGGCAGCAGGCGTTCGACGCGTTCGTGCGCGGCGAGGTCGGCATGCTGAACGGCCACCCGACGCTGATGGAGGCCGCCGAGAAGGCGGGCGTGAAGGTCGGCAAGGTCCCGCTGCCCGGCGTGAACGGAAAGGCGAAGGCGACACTGGGCGTGGCCGACTGGATGATGGCCTTCAAGCAGAACGGCCACCGCAAGGAGATCGGGGACTTCCTCGACTTCGTCTACACCGACAAGAACGTGCTGGAGTTCTCCGACCGGTACGACCTGCTGCCCGTCACCGTCACCGCCAGCCACACCATGGGGACGGATCCCGAGCACGCGGCGCTCCGGCCATTCCTGGAGGAGCTGGAGGGATCGGAGCTGTACCCGGTGGGCGACACGTCCTGGGCGAAGGTCAGCGAGAGCGTGAAGAAGAACATCGGCAGGGCCGTGCGGCCGGACGGGAACCCGAGGGCCGTACTGGAGCAGATCGCGGATGCCGCCAAGGCGGCGGAGGCGTCGGCGGCGGTGCGGTAG
- the cdgB gene encoding diguanylate cyclase CdgB, whose protein sequence is METESEPYVRLATLRQLHQAVANLNTARSLAETLQTVADGVITGLGYELACVNLVRPDGDLVVAALAGNAAADALITGRVGSRLSWERRLHMGESWGDLRFIPYAEGWVLTDDDVPQWHTDGPEPRFEGEWHPGDRLYAPMYTSGGQRELLGVISVDRPRNGRRPGAWGREALQMYASQAAIAISNARLRANMQRALVRLEREQQALRASEESFRQAFEYAPSGMAIAEMGGDQHGRLLRANDALCRLLGRPAAVMRRYSFADLVHPEDVGTLLRTSAEGGRAELRLARRDGTYVWVSLRNSVVADTADGPRFLLTHVEDIEERKRHELQLAHRASHDALTGLPNSAELRARLSARLCSRPGDRVRTTAAEAAGFEPAYGDPHGTGAADAPGAYEYECAYRGDGFDFGPSGGAGTGPYDGHVHAVAPDGDVDDGTKGLAVLFCDLDGFKSINDRFGHHTGDAVLIEVARRLTAGVRDGDTVARLGGDEFVVLADGLGAADAADLATRLRNGIIPPIRVDGRAVRVGASFGIGWAECGMSVEEVLNSADQRMYVEKRSRSKTHRRAG, encoded by the coding sequence ATGGAGACCGAGTCGGAACCGTACGTCCGTCTTGCGACCCTGCGGCAACTGCACCAGGCCGTCGCCAACCTCAACACGGCCCGCAGCCTGGCCGAAACGCTGCAGACCGTCGCCGACGGCGTCATCACCGGCCTCGGTTACGAGCTGGCCTGCGTCAACCTCGTCCGCCCCGACGGCGACCTCGTCGTCGCCGCGCTCGCGGGCAACGCCGCGGCGGACGCCCTGATCACCGGCCGGGTCGGCTCCCGCCTCTCCTGGGAGCGGCGCCTCCACATGGGGGAGAGCTGGGGCGACCTGCGGTTCATCCCCTACGCCGAGGGCTGGGTCCTCACCGACGACGACGTGCCCCAGTGGCACACCGACGGCCCCGAGCCCCGCTTCGAGGGCGAGTGGCACCCCGGGGACCGGCTCTACGCGCCCATGTACACCTCCGGCGGCCAGCGGGAGCTGCTCGGCGTCATCTCCGTCGACCGCCCCCGCAACGGCCGCCGACCCGGCGCCTGGGGGCGCGAGGCGCTCCAGATGTACGCCTCCCAGGCGGCGATTGCGATCAGCAACGCCCGGCTGCGAGCAAACATGCAGCGGGCGCTCGTGCGGCTGGAGCGCGAGCAGCAGGCGCTGCGGGCCAGCGAGGAGTCGTTCCGGCAGGCCTTCGAGTACGCGCCGTCCGGGATGGCCATCGCGGAGATGGGCGGCGACCAGCACGGCCGGCTGCTGCGGGCCAACGACGCGCTGTGCCGGCTCCTGGGCAGGCCCGCCGCGGTGATGCGCCGGTACTCCTTCGCGGACCTCGTCCACCCCGAGGACGTCGGCACGCTGCTGCGGACGTCCGCCGAGGGCGGCCGCGCCGAACTGCGCCTCGCCCGCCGGGACGGCACGTACGTCTGGGTCTCCCTGCGGAACTCCGTGGTCGCCGACACCGCCGACGGCCCCCGCTTCCTCCTCACGCACGTAGAGGACATCGAGGAACGCAAGCGCCACGAGCTCCAGCTCGCCCACCGCGCCTCCCACGACGCGCTGACCGGCCTGCCCAACAGCGCGGAGCTGCGCGCCCGGCTCAGCGCCCGGCTGTGCTCCCGCCCCGGAGACCGCGTCCGGACCACCGCGGCCGAGGCGGCCGGCTTCGAGCCGGCGTACGGCGACCCGCACGGCACCGGCGCCGCCGACGCCCCCGGCGCGTACGAGTACGAGTGCGCCTACCGCGGCGACGGCTTCGACTTCGGCCCCTCCGGCGGCGCCGGCACCGGTCCGTACGACGGGCACGTGCACGCCGTCGCGCCCGACGGGGACGTCGACGACGGGACGAAGGGCCTCGCGGTCCTCTTCTGCGACCTCGACGGCTTCAAGTCGATCAACGACCGGTTCGGGCACCACACCGGGGACGCCGTCCTCATCGAGGTCGCCCGCCGGCTGACCGCCGGGGTCCGCGACGGGGACACGGTCGCCCGGCTCGGCGGCGACGAGTTCGTCGTCCTCGCCGACGGGCTCGGCGCGGCCGACGCCGCGGACCTGGCCACGCGCCTGCGCAACGGCATCATCCCGCCGATCCGGGTGGACGGACGGGCGGTGCGGGTGGGCGCCAGTTTCGGCATCGGCTGGGCCGAGTGCGGGATGTCCGTCGAGGAGGTCCTGAACTCCGCCGACCAGCGGATGTACGTGGAGAAGCGGTCCCGGTCCAAGACGCACCGCCGGGCGGGGTAA
- a CDS encoding DUF3263 domain-containing protein: protein MTEDRPALGDRERAVLAVERRSWPGPGAKERAIREQLDLSPVRYYQLLNALLDDERALAHDPVTVNRLRRLRAARDARR, encoded by the coding sequence ATGACCGAAGACCGTCCCGCACTCGGCGACCGTGAACGCGCGGTCCTCGCCGTGGAGCGGCGCTCCTGGCCGGGGCCGGGGGCGAAGGAGCGGGCGATCCGCGAGCAGCTGGACCTGTCGCCGGTGCGCTACTACCAGCTGCTGAACGCCCTGCTGGACGACGAGCGGGCGCTGGCCCACGACCCCGTCACCGTCAACCGCCTCCGCCGTCTCCGCGCCGCCCGGGACGCCCGCCGCTGA
- the otsB gene encoding trehalose-phosphatase, protein MSSNRLPRPTTPAGRDALAAILARPSSAAVAVDFDGTLAPIVADPEQARAHPGAVPALAALAPRVASVAVITGRPAGTAVRYGGFAGVPGLDRLVVLGHYGAERWDAATGEVRAAPEHPGLAPVRAELPGVLEGAGAGPGTWIEEKGRAVAVHTRRATDPQAAFDALAGPLADLAARHGLVVEPGRLVLELRPPGVDKGRALLEHVRETGAGAVVYAGDDLGDLPAFAAVEELRADGVPGLLVCSGSDEVRALAARADLVLDGPAEVVAFLAALAEHAASA, encoded by the coding sequence ATGTCCAGCAACCGGCTCCCCCGACCCACCACCCCCGCGGGCCGCGACGCCCTGGCCGCGATCCTCGCCCGCCCCTCCTCCGCCGCCGTCGCCGTCGACTTCGACGGCACCCTCGCCCCCATCGTCGCCGACCCCGAACAGGCCCGCGCCCACCCCGGCGCCGTCCCCGCGCTCGCCGCCCTCGCCCCCCGCGTCGCCTCCGTCGCGGTGATCACCGGCCGCCCCGCCGGCACCGCCGTCCGGTACGGCGGCTTCGCCGGGGTTCCCGGCCTCGACCGCCTCGTCGTCCTCGGCCACTACGGCGCCGAACGCTGGGACGCCGCCACCGGCGAGGTGCGCGCCGCCCCCGAGCACCCCGGCCTCGCCCCCGTCCGCGCCGAACTCCCCGGCGTGCTGGAGGGGGCCGGCGCCGGGCCCGGCACCTGGATCGAGGAGAAGGGCCGCGCGGTCGCCGTCCACACCCGTCGCGCCACCGACCCGCAGGCCGCGTTCGACGCCCTGGCCGGCCCGCTCGCCGACCTAGCCGCCCGTCACGGCCTCGTCGTCGAGCCGGGCCGCCTGGTCCTCGAACTGCGTCCCCCGGGCGTGGACAAGGGCCGGGCCCTCCTCGAGCACGTACGGGAGACGGGCGCGGGGGCCGTGGTCTACGCGGGCGACGACCTGGGCGACCTCCCCGCCTTCGCGGCGGTCGAGGAGCTGCGCGCGGACGGCGTACCGGGCCTGCTGGTCTGCAGCGGCAGCGACGAGGTGCGGGCCCTGGCGGCCCGCGCGGACCTCGTCCTCGACGGCCCGGCGGAGGTCGTCGCCTTCCTCGCGGCCCTGGCGGAACACGCCGCCTCGGCGTAG
- a CDS encoding AAA family ATPase: MNVIGDQMEATSPLLPGNLLTWVDVDEHCAALAVMNRWPRWLREVSAWWDGIELTVASNVSDEDVLAWLDTAFGMGSVVGEPEGPVLVLDRPQAVGREGLPVRILRSEDFTPGFRPPRLVERRITEALSSPLPRPADDGFPGGVQVAAFHSFKGGVGRTIHAVAFADLLARRGRRVLLVDADLEAPGITWMHQAQGGACDIAYDDLLALLHSSTEGDRTKAVQIATGYLVNQETIRHKNDGRLVILPTSRRTRLGPPRVEPTQLLTPDRPRYFLTESLAELAAVADLDTVIIDLRAGASELSAPILLDPRVQRIFVTTLSSQSLEGTEQMIRQLGDKAVAITGRDPEPAVVVTQFRQDRHATEVTEARLQLSRALEAMRATSVAGAAESTSAGDTLEVDATVLTEPIFSPFHEELLALPQSWDEVVEVVRRQGIGELLAETLPLLSETDSVPGSVMVEGIEGRRSALHRRAQSLVFAERTGLDSGLGFLSTDPLRRLVGDNRTSLPVTVVVGAKGSGKTFTYARMCAAGSWRKFAAGADELVRIDAPIVPVLDPANMEFSSDGSSPQRLRDHIAGGRGAGVPEIRKVLLDALQDQDGREDVVHWRRAWLRCMAMSLTGSAVSHEDPERVLRERSLTQQALFVFDGLEDFFQELEGEAKRVALRALFIEVPDWLRAFRSRPFGVVIFVRSDLVRFAVRQNLGQFLDRYDPYALRWDSQEALRLALWVATTAKAVPQADGDLMDYSWERLVQALVPVWGVKMGRKNSREARSDRWVPAALGDFNDQVQARDVVRFIRDAAEFSRRDQDWPDRLLTPGAMRQALVKGSREKLDELRQENPVVGTLLTDVGRHADEVVMPFNAEDVGLDANAIAKLKEAGALDRDSDGLYRLPEIYRHALGFRTRGRVRVIRS, from the coding sequence ATGAACGTGATCGGAGACCAGATGGAAGCGACCTCGCCGCTGCTGCCGGGAAACCTGCTGACGTGGGTAGACGTCGATGAACACTGTGCGGCCCTGGCTGTGATGAATCGATGGCCGAGGTGGTTGAGGGAAGTCAGTGCCTGGTGGGACGGTATCGAGCTCACCGTGGCCTCCAACGTGTCGGACGAGGACGTTCTCGCTTGGCTGGACACGGCCTTCGGCATGGGGTCGGTCGTCGGCGAGCCGGAAGGCCCCGTACTGGTCCTCGACCGGCCCCAGGCCGTGGGCCGCGAAGGCCTGCCCGTACGCATCCTCAGGAGTGAGGACTTCACGCCGGGATTCCGGCCTCCCCGCCTCGTCGAGAGGCGCATCACCGAGGCGCTCAGCTCGCCCCTTCCCCGGCCCGCCGATGACGGCTTCCCAGGTGGCGTCCAGGTGGCGGCCTTCCACTCGTTCAAAGGAGGAGTCGGTCGCACGATCCACGCCGTCGCCTTCGCCGACCTGCTGGCACGGCGCGGACGTCGTGTACTACTCGTGGACGCCGATCTCGAGGCGCCCGGCATCACCTGGATGCACCAGGCGCAAGGCGGGGCCTGCGACATCGCCTACGACGATCTCCTGGCGCTCCTCCACAGCTCCACGGAGGGGGATCGGACGAAGGCGGTGCAAATCGCGACCGGTTATCTGGTCAATCAGGAGACGATCCGGCACAAGAACGACGGACGACTGGTCATTCTGCCCACGAGCAGGCGCACACGTCTCGGCCCCCCGCGTGTCGAACCCACTCAGCTCCTGACACCGGACCGGCCACGGTACTTCCTCACGGAGTCCCTCGCGGAACTGGCCGCCGTCGCCGACCTGGACACGGTGATCATCGATTTGCGCGCGGGCGCGTCCGAGCTGTCCGCACCCATCCTCCTCGACCCACGGGTACAGCGCATCTTCGTCACCACGCTCAGCAGCCAGTCCCTGGAAGGCACCGAGCAGATGATCCGCCAGTTGGGCGACAAGGCCGTGGCGATCACCGGCAGGGACCCCGAACCGGCTGTGGTGGTCACCCAGTTCCGCCAGGACCGGCACGCCACTGAGGTCACCGAGGCGCGCCTGCAGCTCTCGCGGGCACTGGAGGCCATGCGTGCCACATCCGTCGCCGGAGCCGCGGAGTCCACCAGCGCAGGCGACACCCTCGAGGTGGATGCCACGGTCCTCACAGAGCCGATCTTCAGCCCCTTCCACGAAGAACTGCTGGCACTGCCACAAAGCTGGGACGAGGTGGTCGAGGTCGTCCGTCGGCAGGGCATCGGCGAGTTGCTGGCCGAGACGCTGCCGTTGCTCTCGGAAACGGATTCCGTGCCGGGGAGCGTGATGGTGGAAGGCATCGAAGGCCGCCGTTCGGCGTTGCACCGCCGGGCGCAGTCCCTCGTCTTCGCCGAGCGCACAGGCTTGGACAGCGGTCTCGGTTTCCTTTCCACCGACCCGTTGCGACGACTGGTCGGGGACAACAGGACATCACTCCCGGTTACGGTGGTGGTCGGAGCCAAGGGCTCCGGGAAGACCTTCACCTACGCGAGGATGTGCGCGGCGGGGAGTTGGAGGAAGTTCGCGGCGGGGGCCGACGAGCTGGTCCGGATCGACGCACCGATCGTTCCCGTACTCGATCCTGCCAACATGGAGTTCTCCAGTGATGGCAGCAGTCCACAGCGGCTACGCGATCACATTGCGGGCGGTCGCGGCGCGGGAGTGCCGGAGATCAGAAAAGTCCTGTTGGACGCTCTCCAGGATCAGGACGGCCGGGAGGACGTCGTCCACTGGCGACGCGCCTGGCTCCGATGCATGGCCATGTCGCTGACCGGGTCGGCCGTCTCTCACGAGGACCCCGAGAGGGTGCTGCGCGAACGGTCACTCACCCAGCAGGCACTCTTCGTCTTCGACGGTCTGGAGGACTTCTTCCAAGAGCTCGAGGGAGAGGCGAAGAGAGTCGCCCTGCGTGCGCTCTTCATCGAGGTGCCCGATTGGCTGCGAGCCTTCCGGAGCCGCCCGTTCGGCGTGGTGATCTTTGTTCGGAGCGACCTCGTGCGGTTTGCGGTCCGTCAGAATCTCGGTCAGTTCCTCGACCGCTACGACCCATACGCGCTGCGCTGGGACTCCCAGGAAGCCCTGCGTCTCGCGCTCTGGGTCGCGACGACCGCTAAGGCCGTTCCGCAGGCGGACGGTGACCTGATGGACTACTCGTGGGAGCGCCTCGTACAGGCCCTCGTCCCCGTCTGGGGGGTGAAAATGGGGCGCAAGAACTCTCGGGAGGCCAGGTCGGACCGCTGGGTGCCGGCAGCCCTGGGGGACTTCAACGACCAGGTACAGGCCCGAGACGTCGTACGTTTCATCCGGGACGCCGCAGAGTTCTCCCGGAGGGACCAGGACTGGCCCGACCGCCTGCTCACCCCAGGCGCCATGCGTCAGGCTCTTGTGAAGGGAAGCCGGGAGAAACTGGATGAACTGCGCCAGGAGAATCCCGTCGTGGGCACGCTCCTCACCGATGTCGGACGGCATGCGGACGAGGTCGTCATGCCGTTCAATGCAGAGGACGTCGGTCTGGACGCCAACGCCATCGCGAAACTGAAGGAAGCCGGGGCCCTGGACCGGGATTCCGACGGCCTCTATCGACTGCCGGAGATCTACCGGCATGCCCTCGGCTTTCGCACACGGGGACGGGTCAGGGTCATCCGCTCCTGA
- the nagA gene encoding N-acetylglucosamine-6-phosphate deacetylase → MTVHADREVLAGARVVLPTGVVEGGRVTVEGTRIADGAGVPADAPALDLTGHWLVPGFVDLHNHGGGGASFTSGTLDEVLRGVRTHRAHGTTTLVASTVTGDLGFLARRAGELAELAEQGDIAGIHFEGPFISPCRKGAHSEALLRDPDPAEVGALVAAARGHARMVTLAPELPGGLDSVRLLAEHGVIAAVGHTDAAYEQTVEAVEAGATVATHLFNAMPGLGHRAPGPVAALLEDERVTVELINDGVHLHPAALRLAFRQAGADRVAFITDAMDAAGFGDGTYRLGPLEVEVREGVARLVGGGSIAGSTLTLDTAFRRAATVDGLPVEAVVRALSANPAKLLGLDDRIGSIEPGKDADLVVLDEGFVLKGVMRRGEWVVHPRTG, encoded by the coding sequence ATGACCGTTCACGCCGACCGCGAGGTCCTCGCCGGGGCCCGCGTGGTGCTGCCGACCGGCGTCGTCGAGGGCGGGCGGGTCACCGTCGAGGGCACCCGGATCGCCGACGGCGCCGGTGTCCCCGCCGACGCGCCCGCACTGGACCTCACGGGCCACTGGCTGGTGCCCGGCTTCGTCGACCTCCACAACCACGGCGGCGGCGGCGCGTCCTTCACCTCGGGCACCCTCGACGAGGTGCTGCGGGGCGTCCGCACCCACCGGGCGCACGGCACGACGACCCTCGTGGCGTCGACCGTCACCGGCGACCTGGGCTTCCTCGCCCGCCGCGCCGGCGAACTGGCCGAACTGGCCGAACAGGGCGACATCGCCGGCATCCACTTCGAGGGCCCGTTCATCTCCCCGTGCCGCAAGGGCGCCCACAGCGAGGCCCTGCTGCGCGACCCCGACCCGGCCGAGGTGGGCGCGCTGGTCGCCGCCGCGCGGGGCCACGCCCGCATGGTGACCCTCGCGCCCGAGCTGCCCGGCGGCCTCGACTCCGTACGCCTCCTCGCCGAGCACGGCGTCATCGCCGCCGTCGGCCACACGGACGCCGCCTACGAGCAGACCGTCGAGGCCGTCGAGGCCGGCGCCACCGTCGCCACTCACCTGTTCAACGCGATGCCCGGCCTCGGGCACCGGGCCCCGGGTCCGGTCGCCGCCCTCCTGGAGGACGAGAGGGTCACCGTCGAGCTGATCAACGACGGCGTCCACCTGCACCCCGCCGCGCTGCGGCTGGCGTTCCGGCAGGCCGGAGCGGACCGGGTCGCCTTCATCACCGACGCGATGGACGCGGCCGGGTTCGGGGACGGGACCTACCGCCTCGGGCCGCTGGAGGTCGAGGTCAGGGAGGGGGTGGCCCGGCTCGTCGGCGGCGGTTCCATCGCCGGGTCCACCCTCACCCTCGACACGGCCTTCCGGCGCGCCGCCACCGTCGACGGGCTGCCCGTCGAGGCGGTCGTCCGCGCCCTCTCCGCCAACCCGGCGAAGCTGCTGGGCCTGGACGACCGGATCGGCTCGATCGAACCGGGCAAGGACGCCGACCTGGTCGTCCTCGACGAGGGGTTCGTCCTCAAGGGCGTGATGCGCAGGGGCGAGTGGGTGGTCCACCCCCGGACGGGCTGA
- a CDS encoding carbohydrate-binding protein: MAAGNQGNGEGTPEDDDPFGYLYADGQPSGAQRGARQGGYGYPGPAGAQPGRPRTSYNQVRAVGERPRPQVPPQPQAQYGQQPGTPYGQPHPQYAAPETYPGGAPVRPAPDRGGGRGGRSGGPNTRGLLIGAVVVVLVVVAGITVAFLANEPGGTDAAPSPAPSVSASQGTRDPDPSPSSGRDAVELPKRDAATLQLTPPAVLGTDVKGARGAGGAYVMFNGVGGAASWKVDVPQDGPYTLFLTYSVPGKDAKASLTVNDGQPRGIRMSNFAHAPEGDWEKGWTRTYSWVQLKKGENTLKMSCEPGDQCEAYLDQVWLKPGHQSGAG, translated from the coding sequence ATGGCTGCCGGAAACCAGGGCAACGGTGAGGGCACGCCCGAGGACGACGACCCGTTCGGCTACCTGTACGCGGACGGCCAGCCCTCCGGCGCCCAGCGGGGTGCCCGGCAGGGCGGCTACGGGTACCCCGGTCCCGCCGGCGCCCAGCCGGGGCGCCCCCGCACCTCGTACAACCAGGTCAGGGCGGTCGGCGAGCGCCCGCGCCCGCAGGTCCCGCCGCAGCCCCAGGCGCAGTACGGGCAGCAGCCCGGCACGCCCTACGGGCAGCCGCACCCGCAGTACGCCGCGCCCGAGACGTACCCGGGCGGCGCCCCCGTCCGGCCCGCCCCGGACCGGGGCGGCGGCCGCGGCGGCCGGAGCGGCGGCCCCAACACGAGGGGCCTGCTGATCGGCGCGGTCGTGGTGGTCCTGGTCGTGGTGGCCGGAATCACGGTGGCGTTCCTCGCCAACGAACCCGGCGGGACCGATGCGGCCCCCTCCCCGGCCCCCTCGGTCTCCGCGTCCCAGGGCACGCGGGACCCGGACCCGTCCCCGTCCTCCGGCCGGGACGCCGTGGAGCTGCCGAAGCGGGACGCCGCGACGCTCCAGCTCACCCCGCCCGCCGTGCTCGGCACGGACGTGAAGGGCGCCCGGGGCGCGGGTGGCGCGTACGTGATGTTCAACGGGGTCGGCGGCGCGGCCAGCTGGAAGGTCGACGTGCCGCAGGACGGTCCGTACACGCTGTTCCTCACCTACAGCGTGCCCGGCAAGGACGCGAAGGCGTCCCTCACCGTCAACGACGGCCAGCCGCGCGGGATCAGGATGTCGAACTTCGCGCACGCCCCCGAGGGCGACTGGGAGAAGGGCTGGACCCGGACCTACTCCTGGGTCCAGCTGAAGAAGGGCGAGAACACCCTGAAGATGTCCTGCGAGCCGGGCGACCAGTGCGAGGCCTACCTCGACCAGGTCTGGCTCAAGCCGGGGCACCAGAGCGGCGCCGGCTGA